A single region of the Nicotiana sylvestris chromosome 6, ASM39365v2, whole genome shotgun sequence genome encodes:
- the LOC138870455 gene encoding uncharacterized protein — protein sequence MFGGPLARCHGPSQTEYVMREIHEGHCGNHAGGRSLVRTMIRAGYYWPKMEEEAENFVANCDKCQRYGNNMHRPTELIHLVIAPWPFLKWGMDIVGPIPQAKGKVKFLLVLTNYFTKWVEAGSFKQIKRITSTPYHSVGNGQAESTNKVIINNLKKRLEESKGNCPELLPGVLWAYHTTTKTSTDETSFSLVYGAEALIPVEIGEPSTRYMQASEESNEEEMHINLDLLERKKEAALIRMETQK from the exons atgttcggtggtcccttagcaagatgccacGGGCCTTCTCAAAcggaatatgtaatgagagagatacacgaggggcattgtggaaatcacgcaggaggaagatcactggtaagaaccatgattagagcaggctactattggcctaaaatggaagaagaagcggaaaatTTTGTTGCTAACTGTGATAAGTGCCAAAGATATGGTAACAACATGCATAGACCTACAGAGTTGATACATCTGGTCATTGCACCGTGGCCTTTtctgaaatgggggatggacattgtGGGTCCAATACCACAAGCAAAAGGCAAGGTAAAATTCTTGCTTGTACTCACTAACtactttactaaatgggtagaagcaggatcatttaaacag ATTAAAAGGATTACCTCAACACCTTATCAttcggtgggtaatggacaagctgaatcgacaaataaagtcattatcaacaatttgaagaaacgATTGGAAGAATCCAAAGGTAATTGTCCAGAATtgctacctggtgttttatgggcataccacaccacaacaaaaacaagtacggATGAAACATCATTCTCATTGGTGTACGGagctgaagccttaattccagttgagataggggagCCAAGCACGAGGTATATGCAAGCGTCAGAGGAATCCAATGAAGAAGAAATGCACATAAACCTTGATTTActtgaaagaaaaaaggaagcTGCACTAATAAGAATGGAAACACAAAAATAA